Part of the Halobacteriovorax vibrionivorans genome, TTTACTTTATCGTAATCAAATTTTTCAAGATTGTATTCAAGAGCTAGCTTAATAGTATTTGTACCAAATGCATTCTCCGTTCCCGAACGCATGGCCTTTTGTTGACCGCCTCCACGTATAAGTGGAGTCCAATTAGACTTTGTCGAGATAAGGGTAAAGCCAACACTTTTCATGGCACCAAATTTGTGGCCAGAAAATGTATAGTAATCAAGACCTAAAGGAAGCTTTTGCCAATCTTTAACCTTAGAAACAAGTTGAACACAATCAATATGGACAGTTGCACCTGTCTCATTCTTTATCTCCAACACTTCATTTAAATCCCAAACAACACCGCTTTCATTATTTACGTAAGTGAAATTAATAAGCTTATCACCCTCAAGTCCTTTTAAGGCCTTAATAACTTCTTCTTTATTGAAGTCACCATCCTTAGTATTTAGCACTTGAAACGTACCACCTAATATTTCTACGTGCTCTCTTTGATTGACCATACTAGAATGATCGCTATCAAAGCATAGAACATGAAATGGCCTCTTTGCTTTTAATGAATTGAAGCTAAAGCCTTTTACAACACTATTAATGGCCTCTGTTGCACCTGAGTGAAAGAAGACATCGTATTCCTTAGCATTAAAAGTGGATTGAATTGTATCAATTGTTGCATTGATAAGAGATTTCGACTTTCTACCTAATTGATGGGTAGAGGCCGGATTACCAAAGCATGCGGCCCCCTTAGTGAGCCAATCTTCAACTGGTTTCACTAAGGGGGCCGTAGCATTATAATCTAGATAAAGACAATTATTGATTAATTTCACCTAAGCCTGATCTGATTCCTGAAGCGTACTCGCTAAATGCACTTTCTGTAGATGTGCTTTGAGTTTGAGCTTCAACTGTTTGTGAAGGTTGCTCATTAGTGCGCTCTTCGTTACCTCTTACTTCAGACTCAACCTCACCTGATTTTCTAATAAGGTCACCTAAAGAAGTTGTCGATAGGTATTCGCTCATAATGAAACCAAGGTTTTGGAAATAATTCTTTGATAGGTGGAACTCTACTGTATTTGCTTGTTCAGCTTCTGTTCCAAGAATATCCTTAGCAGGGTTGATGTTTTCACCAACACATTCAAGAACATCTTTAATTGTAATTTCTTCCATCGAACGAGCAAGAACATAACCACCACCTGGTCCTCTTACAGACTTAACTGCTTGACCATTTCTTAGCTTTCTAAAAAGCTGCTCAAGATAGTGTAGTGAAATGTTTTGTCTTTCTGAAATTTCCTGTAGTCTAACAGGGTTACCGTTGCTGTTTGTAGTTAGATCAAGCATTGCTCTAACTGCGTAGCGTCCTTTCGAAGTGAGTCTCATTGGTCTTCCTCCATAAATCCAAATGTTAAATAAAAAATTAGTTTTTTATACTTTAAGCAAGTGTGTGCTAATCAGGAGTCGCTTTCCATGCTATCCTTTCCTTGAAAGACCTTATCTATAAAATCTTTCTTCCTAAATATTATGTCAGCCCATCAGACTTAAAGTCAACTCGATTTAATCAATTATTATGAAAAAATATTTTTCATTTAATATATCTATAGAAAGCTAATAAATTCAGACACTTGAAGGTGAAAAAGAGGCAAGTAAATCTATTTAAAAACAGACTTACTCGGTTATTTCTGCCCACTTGTTAGAAGATGTTAAAAAATAATTTTTTTCAGAAAGTAGTTTCTTGAGGCTTCATCGTGTCCATCTTTAACTTCATTGCTTTCAATGTCTAATTGAAAATAATGGAAATCATCTGAGAGTTCACGATAAATATCACGAATATAGTCTTTTCCCCATTCTACTAGAAAGTACTTCTTCTCTTCTAAGTACATAGGAAGTTCTAAATGCATGATCTCTTCTGCTGTTTCAAGACGATAGAAGTCAGCATGGACAACTTCTCCGCAATCATTGATTAGAGAATATGTTGGAGATCCAGAATTATCTTCACCAAGAAAAATATTTGTAAAAGTTGTCTTACCTGCACCAACTGGCCCATTTAAAACAACGATTGCTGGCTCTTTTAATGATTCTTTTAATTCGACAATAATATTTGAAATATCGCTTTGGTAAACTTTCTTCCAATGTCTAACGTCTTTGTAGTCAAACAACGGTTTCTCCTTAAAATTCATTTAAGAATATTTTCAACGATTAAAATTTTTAAAGCAACGAAAGGAAAAGCATTCCTTACTTAATTGGATGGTTTCTAAACAAATTAAGCATATCAGAGGTCACATTAGCTATTCCGCTAAAGACGGCCTGAGATACAATCCAGTGACCAATATTATATTCAACAAATAAACCCTGCTCTAAAAGAGGTTTTACACTCTCCATCGTAAGGCCATGACCAGCATGGAAGGAAACCCCACTATCTTTAAGATAATTGAAGCATTGAACATATTTTTCTAAATGAGGATTTAAGTCACCTT contains:
- a CDS encoding cysteine desulfurase family protein → MKLINNCLYLDYNATAPLVKPVEDWLTKGAACFGNPASTHQLGRKSKSLINATIDTIQSTFNAKEYDVFFHSGATEAINSVVKGFSFNSLKAKRPFHVLCFDSDHSSMVNQREHVEILGGTFQVLNTKDGDFNKEEVIKALKGLEGDKLINFTYVNNESGVVWDLNEVLEIKNETGATVHIDCVQLVSKVKDWQKLPLGLDYYTFSGHKFGAMKSVGFTLISTKSNWTPLIRGGGQQKAMRSGTENAFGTNTIKLALEYNLEKFDYDKVNNAKVEIEKWLLENFNNEITVIGANAKGRNATTIFFSIGDRDINTLMMALDMAGICGSSGSACASGIIKPSRVAKAYGLDDISSTNVLRLSLSPFTENSSEIIQKLEPVLSKFLK
- a CDS encoding Rrf2 family transcriptional regulator, whose translation is MRLTSKGRYAVRAMLDLTTNSNGNPVRLQEISERQNISLHYLEQLFRKLRNGQAVKSVRGPGGGYVLARSMEEITIKDVLECVGENINPAKDILGTEAEQANTVEFHLSKNYFQNLGFIMSEYLSTTSLGDLIRKSGEVESEVRGNEERTNEQPSQTVEAQTQSTSTESAFSEYASGIRSGLGEINQ
- the tsaE gene encoding tRNA (adenosine(37)-N6)-threonylcarbamoyltransferase complex ATPase subunit type 1 TsaE, with the protein product MFDYKDVRHWKKVYQSDISNIIVELKESLKEPAIVVLNGPVGAGKTTFTNIFLGEDNSGSPTYSLINDCGEVVHADFYRLETAEEIMHLELPMYLEEKKYFLVEWGKDYIRDIYRELSDDFHYFQLDIESNEVKDGHDEASRNYFLKKIIF